Below is a genomic region from Azoarcus sp. KH32C.
CTTCTCGGAGATTTCCGGGTACTTCACGCAGAAGGTGCCGCCGAAGCCGCAGCACACCTCGCTGTCTTCCATCTCCTTGAGCTTCAGGCCCTCGACCTCGCCCAGCAGCGTGCGCGGCTGGCCCTTGATGCCGAGGCCGCGCAAGCCCGAACAGGAGTCGTGGTAGGTGATCGTACCTTCGTAACGCGCCTTGCTTTCGGTCGCGCCGAGCACGTCGGTGAGGAAGGACAGCAGCTCGTAGCTCTTCACCGACAGCGCCTGCGCGCGCGGCAGCCACACGGGGTCGTCCTGGAACAGTACCGGGTAGTCGTGGCGGATCGTCGCCATGCAGGAACCGGAGGGGCCGACGATGTAATCGTAGTCCTCGAAGGTCGCGATCACCTGGCGCGCGAGCGCGCGGGCCGCGTCGTAGTCGCCGCTGTTGTAGCCGGGCTGGCCGCAGCAGGTCTGGTTCGCCGGCACCTCGACGATGCAGCCGGCGTCTTCGAGCAGCTTCGCCGCGGAAAAGCCGACGTTCGGCCGGAAGACGTTCATCAGGCAGGTGGCGAACAATCCGACGCGGGGCCCGCGAATGGGCGTTTCGGTCATGAGGGAGGTCTCCGGTTCTTGTTCGGGATAGGGTGGCGCGATGGTATCAAGCCCCGCCCAGCCTTGCGGCGAGCGATTTTCAGGTCCCGGATGAGCTCGATTCATCTCACTGGCAGCTTAGGACAAAATCTTGTGCGACGGCCATTGGGGGCACCCACGATGCAGCGGTGGCCATGCTCTATGCTGCGGAGGGAGCGGGGATTTCGTTCGTGAGGAACGCAGACTGGGGAGGCAAACCGATGTTCGAACGCGTTGCCGCCGACGTGGTCGTGTTGATCCACGCTGCATTCATCGTGTTCGTCGTCGCGGGCGGACTGCTGGTGCTGCGCTGGCCGCGCGTGGCGTGGCTGCATCTGCCGGCTGCCCTGTGGGGCGCGACGATCGAAATTGTCGGGGGAATCTGTCCGCTGACGCCGCTCGAGAACGCACTGAGGCGGGCGGCGGGAGAGTCGGGGTACGCGGGAGGTTTCGTCGAGCACTACCTGCTGCCGCTGATCTATCCCGCGGCACTGACGCGCGAGCTTCAGCTGGGACTGGGGCTCGGCGTCATGCTCTTGAATGTGCTGCTGTATGGGGTCGTCGCAACACGCCGGCAAAGGAGGAGGAGAGAAAACCGGCGCGGCGACGACGGTAAAGCTTAGTGGGGCAGGGGGTGGCGCGGTCCCAGCAGGTGAGCGACTACGGCGCGTTTGACGCGGGTCGCGAGTCGCTTTGCGGCCTGAAAACCGTCTGCGATCATCTGGCCGAGGGCTTCATTGCGCAGGCGCTGGGCTTCGCGGATGCGGTCCTGGCAGAAGACGTAATTCGTGTCCATTGTGTGGCTCCTTGAGACGTTGTCCCGTCATGTGGGTACGGCCGCCAATGTAATTTCTTTGTTGCATTGCAACAAACGATCGTTCATCATGCGATGGCTTAGAAAATCTCATCCATATGTCCGGTCGTCTTCCCCCACTGAATGCGCTGCGTGCCTTCGAGGTCGCCGCGCGCCACCTGAGCTTCAAACTCGCCGCCGAAGAGCTGTCCGTCACGCCGACCGCGATCAGCCACCAGATCCGCGGGCTTGAGGGCGATCTTGGTGTGCCGCTGTTCCGCCGCCTGACGCGGGCGCTGGAACTCACGCCCGAAGGCGAAGCAATGCTGCCGAAGCTGCGCGAGGCGATGAGCGCGATCGCCGCGTCGGTCGAAACCGTGCGTGCGATGCGGCCGGTGAGCCGGCTGTCGGTCGTGGCGCCGCCGTCCTTCGCGTCGCGCTGGCTCGTGCCGCGGCTGCAGGGCTTTGCCGAGCGGCATCCGCAGGTCGAGCTTCATCTGGCAAGCGCGACCAAGGCGATCGACGGCGTCGAAGCCGGCGGGCTCGGCATCGACTCGCCGACCACGCGCAGCGAAGGGGCGCAGCTGTGGATCCGCTTCGGTTCCGGCCGCTACCCCGGCTACCGCAGCGAGCTTCTCGTCGAACCCGAATACACGGCGGTCTGCAGTCCTGCGCTGTTGCGCGCGAAGTTGCCGCTACGCGAGCCGTCGGACCTGAGACGGCACACGCTGATCCACGACGACACGGTGCCGGACACGCGCGAGCGGCCGACCTGGCCGGAATGGCTTGCGGCGGCCGGGGTCGCCGACATTCGCCCCGCGGGCGTGCACTTCGGCGACTCCGGACTCGCCATCGCCGCGGCGCTCGACGGACTCGGCATCGCGCTGCTGTCTAAGCCGCTCGTCGCCGCCGAAGTCGCGGCGGGCCGGCTCGTCGTGCCCTTCGACGTCACAGTGCGACGGCGCTTCGCGTATTACCTCGTCACGCAGGACTCGGTGCCCGATG
It encodes:
- a CDS encoding (Fe-S)-binding protein, translated to MTETPIRGPRVGLFATCLMNVFRPNVGFSAAKLLEDAGCIVEVPANQTCCGQPGYNSGDYDAARALARQVIATFEDYDYIVGPSGSCMATIRHDYPVLFQDDPVWLPRAQALSVKSYELLSFLTDVLGATESKARYEGTITYHDSCSGLRGLGIKGQPRTLLGEVEGLKLKEMEDSEVCCGFGGTFCVKYPEISEKMVEDKVRNILATGADTVVGGDLGCLMNIAGRLKRIHAPVKVFHTAEVLAGLADGPGLAGATKESD
- a CDS encoding DUF2784 domain-containing protein; translation: MFERVAADVVVLIHAAFIVFVVAGGLLVLRWPRVAWLHLPAALWGATIEIVGGICPLTPLENALRRAAGESGYAGGFVEHYLLPLIYPAALTRELQLGLGLGVMLLNVLLYGVVATRRQRRRRENRRGDDGKA
- the gcvA gene encoding transcriptional regulator GcvA gives rise to the protein MSGRLPPLNALRAFEVAARHLSFKLAAEELSVTPTAISHQIRGLEGDLGVPLFRRLTRALELTPEGEAMLPKLREAMSAIAASVETVRAMRPVSRLSVVAPPSFASRWLVPRLQGFAERHPQVELHLASATKAIDGVEAGGLGIDSPTTRSEGAQLWIRFGSGRYPGYRSELLVEPEYTAVCSPALLRAKLPLREPSDLRRHTLIHDDTVPDTRERPTWPEWLAAAGVADIRPAGVHFGDSGLAIAAALDGLGIALLSKPLVAAEVAAGRLVVPFDVTVRRRFAYYLVTQDSVPDVLPIAAFRTWLLGEVRRDADLVGMRHA